CCGACGAGTCGGTTGCGCTCATGGACGAACTCATCGGCCTCTCAAACGACGTCGGCCTCTACTCCGAGATGATCGACGCCGACGACCTGTCGTTCCTCGGCAACCTCCCGCAGGGCCTCAGCCACCTCGCGCTGATCAACGCCGCCATCACGATCGAGGAACTCACCCGCGACAAGTGACCCCGTGCCTGACGTGCGTTGTCAACCACCCCCTCTGCAAGGTGACCGGCCGCCGGCACCGGCGTAGCGTAGAAGCCAGCCATCCGCAGAACAGAAAGGCACACTGTGTCCACGACAACAATCGAACGAGACGTGCACGTTCCCGCCGACGGCGGCCCCAAGGCCACCCGGCGCCAGAATGCCGAACGCGGCTTCAAGGCCCCGAAAGACCTGACCGACGCGATGCAGGCCGTGCTCGTCGACCTGATCGAGCTCCACGTGCAGGGCAAGCAGGCGCACTGGAACGTGGTCGGCAAGAACTTCCGCGACCTGCACCTCCAGCTCGACGAGATCATCGACGCCGCGCGGGAGTTCAGCGACACGATCGCGGAGCGCATGCGTGCCCTGCACGCGGTTCCGGATGGTCGTTCCGACACGGTCGCGGCCACGACCTCGCTGCCCGAATACCCCAACGGTGAGATCGACACCGCCGAGACCGTCGACCTGGTGGTCGTGCGCCTCGAGGCCACCGTCGGCACCATGCGCGACGTGCACGACACCGTGGACGAGGCCGACCCGACAAGCGCCGACCTGCTGCACGCCATCATCGAGAAGCTCGAGCAGTACGCCTGGATGGTCGGGGCGGAGAACCGCACGGCGACCGCGAAATAGGTTTTCGCCCGAAGGGACGCAAACTGTCGGAAAGATTCGTCTTTCGAGCAGTTTGCGTCCCTTCGCGGTCTACTCCTCGCCGAAGCCCGACTCGATGAGGGCGACGAGGGCGTCGAGGGCCGCGAGGCCCGCGGCATCCTGAGCGGTGAGAGTGGCCGTCGCGCCGCGCACCAGGCCGAGGGACATGATCCCGAGCAGGCTCTTGGAGTCCTTGCCGTTGATCGTCACCTTCGCATCGAACGTGTTCGCGAGCTTCACGAACTCCGCCGCGGGGCGGGCGTGCAACCCGTCACGGTTCACGATCGTCACGGTTCTCGTCAGCGCGGCGTCGGCCGCGTCATCCACGGCACCGGATGCTCCGCCTCCCGCCCGGGCGTCGGCAGGGCCCGGCCCGGGCACCTCACCGAACGCACTCCGGGCGGACTCGGCCGCCGCGACGACGGCGGCGAGCGATCCGCCTGTCTCCGCGGTCACCGAGGCCGCAACCGCACCCTCGACCAGCGGTGCATCCACGATGCGCACACGCTCCCGCACCTCGTCGTCGAGGAAGTCGAGGGCCGTCTCGGCGGTCAGGATGGCCGAACCGAGGTCGCACAGCACGACCACACCCTCGCCCGAGTCGGCCTCCGCGATCGCGGCCGTCACCTTCTCGAAGCTGGTGCCGATACCGCCCTCGTCAGTGCCGCCGGCCGCGACGAGCGCCGCTCCAGGCGCCATCTGCCCGGCGAGCTCGGTCAGCCCGTCAGCGATCTTCCCGCTGTGCGAGACGAAGACGAGCCCGACCTTCCCCGGCACGCCTGCCACGTCAGGACGCGTCCGGGGCAGAGGAACCGGATCCCGTGCCGCTGGTGCCCGCAGCCGCATCGGACGCAGCCCGCAGAATGAGCGCCGACGACTGAGAACCCGGGTCCCGGTGACCGATGGCCCGCTCGCCGAGGTAGCTCGCGCGACCCTTCCGCGCCACGAGCGGTTCGGTCGCCTTCGCGCCCTGCTCGGCCGCGTCCGCCGCCGCCGCGAGGATCCCGGCCTCGTCCGCACCGTCGGCCAGAGCGGCCGCGGCGGCGTCGACGGCCGGAGTCCAGGCATCGATCATCGTCTTGTCGCCGACCTCGGCCTTGCCGCGCAGCACCACACCGTCACGCGCTGCGGTGAGCAGCGCGACGACAGCCGCGCCATCCAACTGCTCGGCTTTGCCGACGGCACCCGCGGCCTTGAGGTACGCGGTTCCGACCAGCGGGCCGGACGCACCGCCGACCGTCGAGATGAGCGTCGTCGCCACCAGCTTCAGGGCGTCGCCCGGAAGTGCGCCCTCCGGCAGGTCGCCGAGCTTCTGGATGACCGCGCTGAACCCTCGGTCGAGGTTCTCTCCGTGGTCGCCGTCGCCGATCTCGCGGTCGAGGGTGATCAGTTCGACCCGGTGATCCGCGATCACCCGTGCACTCTCCCGGATCCATTCGGTCACCCAGTCGATACCGAGGCTCATCCCGTCTACCTTCCCCATCGGAGAGCGGCAGTCTGCACGGGGGCATCCCACAGCTCGGTCAGTTCGTCATCCAACTTCAGCACAGTGATCGACGCGCCCTGCATCTCGAGCGAGGTCACGAAGTTGCCGACCAGCGAACGGGTCACCTCGACGCCCTTCTCCTTCAGCACCTCGGCCGCGCGGCGGAAGACGATGTAGAGCTCGATCTGCGGCGTTCCGCCCATGCCGTTGACGAACAGCAGCACCTTGTCGCCTGAGGCGAACGGCAGGTCTTCGAGGATCGGGCCGAGCAGACGGTCGACGATCGCGTCGGCCGGCTCCAGCTTGATGCGTTCGCGGCCGGGTTCGCCGTGGATGCCGATCCCGATCTCGATCTCGTCGTCAGCGAGGGTGAAGCTCGGCTCACCGGCGTGCGGAACGACGCACGGGGTCAGAGCGACTCCCATCGAGCGGGTCTGGTCGTTGACCTTCTGGGCGATCCGGGTCACGGTTTCGAGGTCGTCGAGGCGCTCGGCCGACGCGCCGGCGATCTTCTCGACGAGCACCGTCCCTGCGACACCCCGGCGCCCGGCCGTGTAGAGGCTGTCCTTGACCGCGACATCGTCGTTGATGATCACGGAGCGCACCTCGATGTCATCCGCCGAGGCCAGGTCGGCTGCCGTCTCGAAGTTGAGCACGTCGCCGGTGTAGTTCTTCACGATGTGGAGCACCCCGGCACCGCCGTCGACCGCCTTGGTGGCCGCGACGATCGGGTCGGGTGTCGGAGAGGTGAACACCGGCCCGGGAACGGCGGCATCGAGCATCCCGAAGCCGACGAAGCCGCCGTGCAACGGCTCGTGGCCGCTGCCGCCGCCGCTGACGAGGGCGACCTTGCCCTGCACCGGCGCACCCTTCCGCACGATGTAGATGGGGTCGTAGAAGACGTCGACGAGATCGCCGTGCGCAGCTTCGATGCCTCTCGCTGCCTCGTCGACGACATTCTTCGGGTCATTGATGAGCTTCTTCATTGAAATTCCCTTTCACCAAAGTCCGATGCGCCCGCGCACCGGGTGGACAGAACAAGACCGAGCCGGGACTCGACGCTAAACCTACGCCCCGCGGTTGGTCGCCGCGACCCACTTCGTCAGTTTGCGGAGCGCCGATCCGGAGTCGATCGACTCTGCAGCGACGACCATCTTCTCGGCGAACCGTTCCACAATGCTGCGCTGCACTTCGGAGGGGTCGCGGGCCAGGTCGAACGCGGCCAGCCCTGCCGCCGCATTCAGCAGCACGATGTCGCGCACCGCGCCGGTCTCGCCGCCCAGCACCCGCCGGACGGTGTCGGCATTCGCGGCGGGGTCGCCGCCCCGCAGTTCGTCGATGGATGCCCGGCGGAGCCCGAGGTCACGGGGATCCAGATCGTGTTCGGTGACGGCGCCCCTCGACACCTCCCAGATGTGGCTGTGGCCTGTTGTCGTCAGTTCGTCGAGTCCATCGTCGCCCCGGAGAACGAGAGCCGTCGCGCCGCGCGTCTGGAATACTCCCACGATGAGCGGCACGCGGTCGAGCTGGGCGACGCCGACCGCGGAAGCCTCGGGCCTCGCCGGATTGCAGAGCGGGCCGAGGTAGTTGAAGACGGTCGGAATCCCGAGCTCGCTCCGCACCGCGCCGGCGTGCCGGAAGCCGGGGTGGAACTTCGCCGCGAAGGCGAAGGTGATGCCGGCCTCGTGCAGCACCCGCGCGACCGAGACGGGTTCGAGGTCGAGGTTCAGCCCGAGCGCCTTCAGCACGTCCGACGATCCGGCGAGCGAACTCGCCGCCCTGTTGCCGTGCTTGATCACCGGCACGCCGGCACCGGAGGCCACGATCGACGCCATGGTGGAGACGTTCACCGTGCCGAAGCGGTCGCCGCCGGTACCCACGATGTCGAGGGCGAAGGGGTCGACATCCAGAGGCAGAGCATGGTCGAGGATCGCATCGCGGAACCCGACGATCTCGTCGACCGTCTCACCCTTGGCGCGGAGCGCCACCAGGAATCCGGCCAGCTGGGCAGGCGACGCGGAGCCCTCCATCACCTCGTTCATCGCCCAGGTGGACTCGGCGACGGTTAGGTCCCTCGCGGCCAGAAGAGCGGAGAGCAGGTACGACCAGCTGAGTTCAGACGCCATGGGAACGATCCTAAACGGTGGGCATTCTCCGCCCTTCCGCGCCGAACTTCTACACCCGGTAAAAAAGTCGTCTCTAGACCCCGCAAATGCGAAACACCTGAACAGAAATCGGACATAATGGGTGAGTGACTAGCAGCTCGATGACCCAAACATCCGCACCCCTGGTGCAGCGCCCGAACGTCGTTGCCGTCGGCACGATCGTCTGGCTCGGCAGCGAGGTCATGTTCTTCGCCGGCCTCTTCGCCATCTACTTCACGCTGAGGTCGACGAGCCCCGAGCTCTGGAGCACCGAGAGTTCGATCCTGAACGTGCCGTTCGCCACCGTGAACACGCTGATCCTCGTGTCAAGTTCGTTCACCTGCCAGTTCGGTGTCTTCGCCGCGGAGCGCCTGCAGTCGCGCGCCACCGGGTGGAAGCCCACACAGTGGGGCATGGTCGAGTGGTTCTTCCTCACCTATGTGCTCGGTGCGCTGTTCGTCTCCGGGCAGGCCTGGGAGTACGCGAACCTCGTGCAGGAGGGCATCACGCTGAACTCCTCCTCCTACGGGTCGGCGTTTTACCTCACCACCGGCTTCCACGCCCTGCACGTCACGGCCGGGCTCTTCACCTTCCTGCTGATGATCGGCCGCGCCTTCGGTGTGAAGAACTTCGGACACCGGGAGGCCACCAGCGCCATCGTCGTGTCGTACTACTGGCACTTCGTCGACGTGGTGTGGATCGGCCTGTTCCTCGTGATCTACATCCTGAAATAGCTCGTGTTCCGCCGCACCACCAGCATGTCCCGACAGAGAGTTGAGAGAATGGCCCGCACCTCCAAGAAAGCGAACAGACGGCACCCCCTGGCGACCGTCGTTCTGATCGCGATCGGGTTGGCCTTCACGGGCGGCGGTTACGCGCTGTTCTCGAGCACCGCCACGGCTGACACCAGCACGGCCGCCTCGCAGGCCACGGTCGAAGAGGGCAGCAAACTGTTCGCGGCGAACTGCGCCACCTGCCACGGCATGAACCTCGAAGGCACGACCGCCGGCCCGAGCCTGCTCGGCGTCGGCGCGGCATCCGTCGACTTCCAGGTAGGCACCGGCCGCATGCCCCTCGCCATGCAGGGCCCGCAGGCCATGCAGAAGCCCGTGCAGTTCACCGAGGAGCAGACGGCGGCCCTCTCGGCCTTCGTGGCCTCGCTCTCGCCCGGCCCCTCCGTCCCCACCGACTCCCAGCTCACCGATGACGGCAACGCCACGAACGGCGGCGAACTCTTCCGCATCAACTGCGCCATGTGCCACAACGTCGCGGGTGCGGGTGGAGCGCTCACCGAGGGCAAGTTCGCCCCCGAGCTGACCGGTGTCGAGTCGAAGTACATCTATGAGGCCATGCTCACCGGCCCGCAGAACATGCCCGTCTTCAACGACCACAACATCACCCCCGAAGACAAGCGCGACATCATCACCTACCTGAAGTACCTCCAGAACAACCCGTCCCCGGGCGGATTCGAGCTCGGCAACCTCGGGCCGGTGGCCGAAGGCCTCTTCATCTGGATCTTCGGTATCGGCGCGGTCGTCGCACTGACGGTCTGGCTCACGGCGAAGTCGAACTAGCCCCCCACCGGCACAGACACCCGCACCGGCACACATTCTTCTCAGGTTCGAAAGGAACACCATGGCACACGACGACACGAGCGGCACAGACGTCGCCGCGTTCTCGTCAGGCGCAGACGGCGTGAGCAACACCTCCGGCAGGGCGGTCGAGCCCTCCGCTGCCTCCGGCGGTCTCGCCGTCATCACGAGCGACGGCTTCGCCGACCCGGGAGTCCCGCCGCACCGCAAGCGGGTGACCGATCTCGACCCGAAGAAGGCCCGGACCGCCCAGCGCACCGTCTACACACTCTTCTACCTCTCCATCGCCGGCTCGATCTTCGCGATCGCGGCCTACATGGCGTTCCCCATCAACGAGAACGACCCGGGTTCGGTACGACTCAACACGGTCTTCCTTGGACTCGGCATAACGCTGGCCCTGATGGGCATTGGAATCGGCGCCGTGCACTGGGCGAAGTCGCTCATGCACGACGAGGAGGGTGTCGACATCCGGCACCCCGTGCGTTCGTCCGACGAGACCCGCGCCCGTGCGGTCGAGATCTTCCACGAGGGCAATGTGGAGTCGGGCATCGGTCGCCGCTCCCTCATCCGCAACAGCCTCATCGGTGCCCTCGTCGCGTTCCCGCTGCCCGCGGTCATCCTGTTCAGGGGCCTCGGCCCGCAGAACGAGATCCCGGCAGATCTCCTCTCGCACACCATGTGGAAGGCGGGGGCGCGGCTGACGCTCGACCCCTCGGGCCTCCCCATCAAAGCTGCCGATGTCACCATCGGTTCGGCGTTCCACATCATCCCGGAAGGCCTCAACGACGCCCCCGACCGCCTCGAGCAGAAGGCCAAAGCGGCCGTGCTGCTGATGCGCGTCAACCCGTCTGACCTCAACGTCAGCGCCGGCCGCGAGAACTGGAACTACGACGGCATCGTCGCGTACTCCAAGATCTGCACGCACGTCGGATGCCCGGTGGCCCTGTTCGAACAGCAGACCCACCACCTCCTCTGCCCCTGCCACCAGTCCACGTTCGACGTGGACAACGAGTGTGCGGTCATCTTCGGCCCGGCCAAGCGTGCCCTGCCCCAGCTGCCCATCACTGTCGACGGCGAGGGCTACCTCATCGCACAGAGTGACTTTCTTGAGCCAGTCGGCCCTAGTTTCTGGGAGCGTTCATGACAATCGAAAAAACCAAGGCCGACGGCCTCGTGGACGGAACCACCGACCACGCGGTCGGCGCCCCGCCCAAGATCTCCAACGCCCCCTCGGCCCGCTTCACGTCGGCGGCCGCGAACTACATCGACGAGCGTACGAGCATCTCGGCTGTCGTCAAGGAGTTCGGGCGCAAGATCTTCCCCGACCACTGGTCGTTCATGCTCGGTGAGGTCGCGCTCTACAGCTTCGTCGTCATCATCATCACGGGAACGTTCCTGACGTTCTTCTTCCAGGCTTCGATGGCCCCGGTCGTCTACGACGGCAGCTTCGTCCCCCTCAAGGGCGTCGAGATGTCGTCGGCGATGTCGTCGACGCTGAACATCTCGTTCGAGATCCGCGGTGGCCTCCTGGTACGCCAGATCCACCACTGGGCCGCGCTGCTCTTCATTGCGTCCATCGGTCTGCACATGCTGCGCATCTACTTCACCGGTGCTTTCCGGAAGCCCCGTGAACTGAACTGGGTGATCGGCTTCGTGCTGTTCATCCTCGCGCTGGCTGAAGGCTTCACCGGCTACTCGCTCCCCGACGACCTGCTCTCCGGCAACGGCCTCCGCATCATCGACGGAATGGTGAAGGGTGTGCCCTTCGCGGGCTCCTGGCTCTCGTTCCTGATCTTCGGCGGCGAGTTCCCGGGCGAGGAGATCGTGGGCAGGCTCTACACGCTGCACATCCTGCTCCTGCCGGCCATCATCGTGGCGCTGATCGCGCTGCACCTGGTGTTCGTCGTGGTGCACAAGCACACGCAGTACGCGGGCCCCGGCAAGACCAACGACAACGTCATCGGCTACCCGGTGCTCCCGGTCTACGCGGCCAAGGCCGGTGGATTCTTCTTCATCGTCTTCGGCATCATCGCCCTGATCGCCTCGTTCTTCACGATCAACCCGATCTGGAACTACGGGCCCTACGACCCCTCCCCTGTCTCGGCGGGAACGCAGCCCGACTGGTACATCGGCTTCGCCGACGGTGCCCTGCGGTTGATCCCCCCGCACCTGGAGTCGGTGATCTGGGGCCACACCTACTCGTGGAACATCCTCATCCCGATCGCCGTGCTCGGGTTGTTCATCCTGACCGTGCTGATCTACCCGTTCATCGAGGGCTGGGTGACGGGCGACAAGCGCGAGCACCACATCCTCGACCGCCCGCGGAACGCTCCCACCCGTACCGCGATCGGTGCTGCCGGTGTGACGTTCTACGCGGCACTCTGGTCGGCGGCGAGCTCGGACATCCTCGCAACCCACTTCCAGCTGTCGATCGAATCGGTGATCCACGCCATCCAGGCCGCCGTCATCATCGGCCCGGTCATCGCCTACTTCGTCGCCAAGCGCGTCTGTCTCGCACTGCAGAAGAAGGACCGCGAAATGGCCCTGCACGGTTTCGAGTCCGGCCGCATCGTGCGCCTGCCGGGTGGCGAGTACATCGAGGTCCACCAGGACGTCGACGAGTACGAGCGCTGGAAGCTGGTCTCGTTCCACGAGTACAAGCCGCTGATGATCCGTCCGAACGCCAAGGGCAAGATCACCGCCCCGCAGCGTCTCCGCGCCGGCATGTCCAAGTGGTTCTTCGAGGACCGGATCGCGCCCGTCACGCGCACCGACCTCGAGCACCAGAAGTCGCTCCACTAGGCACAGCACCTGCTCGACAGGAAGGCCCCCGTCCGATTCCCTCGGACGGGGGCCTTCCTGCAGTCCCGGCTCCCCTTCTGCCGAACCCGCGTAATGGATGGGCCGTGCCTGCGTCTTGGTGAGTATGAAACTCAGATACTGTGCCCTGGCCGTCGTCGCGCTGCTCGCCGGCGTCACGCTACAGGCCACACCTGCCTCCGCAGACATCAATCTGCCCCCGGAAAAATCGAAGATCTACGAGACGCAGTTCGACAAGCTCTCCTTTCCCGGGTGGGTGACACTTCCCACAGGGGGAATGAGTCCGCACGAAGCTGCGGGGGTCGGCAGGGCCTCCACGAAGGGCGGCGACGGATCGACAGGTGCCGACAAGACGGACACTCACACGTTCAGCAATCCGCACGCGGGCATGTATCCCGCCCTCGTTCCGATGGAGCTGACCGTTCTCAACCCCGGCAGTCTCGACACGATGTCCACGAAGACGATCAACACCATCAAGGAGCTCGCCGCCGTCGCACAGATCATTCCCCAGGTGAAGGAGTCGGCGGACGGCTCCCGGGTCCAGCTCGGTACCACCATCATCTTCGATGCCAACGTCGTCACACCGCAGGCGGATCTCGGAGAGCGACTTCTCAAACTGACCGGCGGCGAATTCTTCAGCTGTGACGCGGTCGGCAACACGTTCAACTGCAAGAGCACCCTGTGGCGGACGCTCCCCTCCCGGCCCAGTGCACCACGACCCACGGGCGGCACCGTGTATTCGCCACCCTTCGCTGCGCGGCGGGCTCCCTCGTGCTCCGGCGCACTCGCGGATGGCGGGGTCGGCGTGCAGACGGTCGTGACGATCGCCGATGTCATCTGCGACGAACGCCCGACCGATCCCGTTGTGCGTCTGGAGGTCGACACGGTCTACGCCGACACGGCTTCGGGCATCCCGACGTCGCGGGGTGGAGACGGGAGCATCGTCTACAGCGGCACCGGTGCGGCCGAAGGCACCTACCTCTGGATGAAGGTCTATGCCGTGACGGCCGGAGGCCTGTACTCCTGGCCTTTCACTGTCGGCGTCAGAAACCATTACGCGCCGACCACCGTCGACGCCCCTGCTCTGGGTGTTCTGAGAGGCGTGGACACCGTGCTGAGTGGTGCATCCCTCTTCCATGACGTCGACGTCGACTCCTACGGCACGGAGAGCCACGATTTCCTGACAATGGAGGTGGTGAACCAGGGAGACAGGGGCAGCGCACGTTTTGATGCCGACGGCACGCTGCACTACCAGTCCATCGAGGTGATTCACGGCGAGGCCGTCGACCACATCACCGTCAGGGCGACCGACAGCTACGGGATCACGTCCCCCGATCTGACAGTGGCCGTCCACATCGGCGACATCCGGCCCGGCTGCGCGAACGGTGCCGCCAGAACCGACGCGCACACTCCCGTTCGAATCCAGCTTTCCTGCTGGATCACACCCACGGCCGGCTGGCGCCAGCTTGAGGGAATGCAGTATGCGATCGTCTCCGGGCCTGCCTACGGCGCGCTCAGTGACTTCGATCCCGTTTCAGGCACCGCAACGTACACGCCCGACCCGACTCACCCGGGCGCGGACCATTTCGAATTCTCTGCGTCAGACAATGGAACCTCGCGGACGACGACCTTCGGTCTCGAGGTGATGCCCGCACCCTGACCACGGAATCCAGAGGCCCCCGTCCAATCGACTCGGACGGGGGGTTTTCCTTTGTGCGAACCTTGTGTTCTGCCGAACCCGCGTAATAGACAACGGCAGACGCTGTCTTGATGAGTATGAAGCTCAGAATCGCCGTAGTTCCCGTCACACTGCTCCTGGCAGCGCTGCTCCTCCCCGCCACTCCTGCCGCAGCGGAGATCAATCTGCCTCCCGAGCGAACGCGCCTCTACGAAACACAAGGGAGTGGTCTCGACTTTCCGGGTTGGGCCAGCATCCCTTCCCTCCCCGGCCACACCGTCGGCGAAAGTCGGAACATGGACGGCGGCGGAGACGGAGGCGACAAGGGCGGCGACTCGTCAGCGGGCGGAGACAAGAAGGTTCTGCCGCACGATGAGTCCTACATGAACCCTCACTCATCACCCCGGACCCAGCCGAAAGACGCGACGCTGCAAGTCCTCCACCGGGGCAAGGACGGCGACTCGTACGACACCATCACCCTCACCACCACCAAGGACTTCTCGCTCATCGCGAGGGTGGAGCCGCTGATAGATACGACGGGCACTCAGAAAACGCAGACGGGCGTAGTTCTGACATTCGATCCGCGTGTGATCAGCAGTGCGGCAGACATGGCCAAGGCGATCTTCGACAGAAGCGGTTCAACGTTCGTCGGTTGCATCGCCACAGACAGAGTGTTCGTCTGTGCGCTGAGAACTCCCCGGCCGATCGCCAGCGTGCCCAAGCCATTCGTCGCTGACCTTCTCGCTGACACATCCACAGCACAGATCCCCCTGTGTTCGGGAGTCGTCGTCGACGGCGGCTACGGACGGACGACCGTGATCACGCCAGCCGATGTGAGCTGCGAAGCGGCGCCCGATAAGGAACCGGTCCGGCTTGAGATCGAGACCATTCTGAGCGAGACGGATGGAGCCTTCCCGGTGGTGCGAGGCGGCGATGGGAGCATCGTGTTCGATGCCCCTGCGACCGTAGAGGGTACGTACACCATCATGCGCGTCTGGGCGATCGCGGCAGACGGCACCACCTCGTGGCCGTTCTACGTCGCCATCCGCAACCGCTTTGCTCCCACCGCGGATGTGGGAGCGAGCGCAGACGCCATTCGCGGCGTCGACACGGTCATCCCCCGAGCATCCCTCTTCGCTGACACAGACGTCGACACGTACGCCGCCGAGAGTGGTGACCATCTGTCGTCCAGCGTCGTCAGCCAGGGCTCGATGGGCGGGGCATGGTTCGACAGTGCGGGCGACCTTCACTACCGATCGATCGACGTGATCCGCGGGAGTTTCACCGATCACATCTCCGTGCAGACCACGGACAGCTTCGGCCTGCCCTCCGCGGTTCTCGACGTTCCCGTGCACATCTCAGACATCACACCGGGCTGTTCCACCGGAGGCGTGACCACGGACGCAGCCACTCCGGTACGTGTTCAGC
Above is a genomic segment from Subtercola boreus containing:
- the dhaK gene encoding dihydroxyacetone kinase subunit DhaK; this encodes MKKLINDPKNVVDEAARGIEAAHGDLVDVFYDPIYIVRKGAPVQGKVALVSGGGSGHEPLHGGFVGFGMLDAAVPGPVFTSPTPDPIVAATKAVDGGAGVLHIVKNYTGDVLNFETAADLASADDIEVRSVIINDDVAVKDSLYTAGRRGVAGTVLVEKIAGASAERLDDLETVTRIAQKVNDQTRSMGVALTPCVVPHAGEPSFTLADDEIEIGIGIHGEPGRERIKLEPADAIVDRLLGPILEDLPFASGDKVLLFVNGMGGTPQIELYIVFRRAAEVLKEKGVEVTRSLVGNFVTSLEMQGASITVLKLDDELTELWDAPVQTAALRWGR
- a CDS encoding Dps family protein — protein: MSTTTIERDVHVPADGGPKATRRQNAERGFKAPKDLTDAMQAVLVDLIELHVQGKQAHWNVVGKNFRDLHLQLDEIIDAAREFSDTIAERMRALHAVPDGRSDTVAATTSLPEYPNGEIDTAETVDLVVVRLEATVGTMRDVHDTVDEADPTSADLLHAIIEKLEQYAWMVGAENRTATAK
- a CDS encoding c-type cytochrome gives rise to the protein MARTSKKANRRHPLATVVLIAIGLAFTGGGYALFSSTATADTSTAASQATVEEGSKLFAANCATCHGMNLEGTTAGPSLLGVGAASVDFQVGTGRMPLAMQGPQAMQKPVQFTEEQTAALSAFVASLSPGPSVPTDSQLTDDGNATNGGELFRINCAMCHNVAGAGGALTEGKFAPELTGVESKYIYEAMLTGPQNMPVFNDHNITPEDKRDIITYLKYLQNNPSPGGFELGNLGPVAEGLFIWIFGIGAVVALTVWLTAKSN
- a CDS encoding cytochrome b, coding for MTIEKTKADGLVDGTTDHAVGAPPKISNAPSARFTSAAANYIDERTSISAVVKEFGRKIFPDHWSFMLGEVALYSFVVIIITGTFLTFFFQASMAPVVYDGSFVPLKGVEMSSAMSSTLNISFEIRGGLLVRQIHHWAALLFIASIGLHMLRIYFTGAFRKPRELNWVIGFVLFILALAEGFTGYSLPDDLLSGNGLRIIDGMVKGVPFAGSWLSFLIFGGEFPGEEIVGRLYTLHILLLPAIIVALIALHLVFVVVHKHTQYAGPGKTNDNVIGYPVLPVYAAKAGGFFFIVFGIIALIASFFTINPIWNYGPYDPSPVSAGTQPDWYIGFADGALRLIPPHLESVIWGHTYSWNILIPIAVLGLFILTVLIYPFIEGWVTGDKREHHILDRPRNAPTRTAIGAAGVTFYAALWSAASSDILATHFQLSIESVIHAIQAAVIIGPVIAYFVAKRVCLALQKKDREMALHGFESGRIVRLPGGEYIEVHQDVDEYERWKLVSFHEYKPLMIRPNAKGKITAPQRLRAGMSKWFFEDRIAPVTRTDLEHQKSLH
- the trpD gene encoding anthranilate phosphoribosyltransferase, which codes for MASELSWSYLLSALLAARDLTVAESTWAMNEVMEGSASPAQLAGFLVALRAKGETVDEIVGFRDAILDHALPLDVDPFALDIVGTGGDRFGTVNVSTMASIVASGAGVPVIKHGNRAASSLAGSSDVLKALGLNLDLEPVSVARVLHEAGITFAFAAKFHPGFRHAGAVRSELGIPTVFNYLGPLCNPARPEASAVGVAQLDRVPLIVGVFQTRGATALVLRGDDGLDELTTTGHSHIWEVSRGAVTEHDLDPRDLGLRRASIDELRGGDPAANADTVRRVLGGETGAVRDIVLLNAAAGLAAFDLARDPSEVQRSIVERFAEKMVVAAESIDSGSALRKLTKWVAATNRGA
- a CDS encoding ubiquinol-cytochrome c reductase iron-sulfur subunit, coding for MAHDDTSGTDVAAFSSGADGVSNTSGRAVEPSAASGGLAVITSDGFADPGVPPHRKRVTDLDPKKARTAQRTVYTLFYLSIAGSIFAIAAYMAFPINENDPGSVRLNTVFLGLGITLALMGIGIGAVHWAKSLMHDEEGVDIRHPVRSSDETRARAVEIFHEGNVESGIGRRSLIRNSLIGALVAFPLPAVILFRGLGPQNEIPADLLSHTMWKAGARLTLDPSGLPIKAADVTIGSAFHIIPEGLNDAPDRLEQKAKAAVLLMRVNPSDLNVSAGRENWNYDGIVAYSKICTHVGCPVALFEQQTHHLLCPCHQSTFDVDNECAVIFGPAKRALPQLPITVDGEGYLIAQSDFLEPVGPSFWERS
- the dhaM gene encoding dihydroxyacetone kinase phosphoryl donor subunit DhaM, yielding MAGVPGKVGLVFVSHSGKIADGLTELAGQMAPGAALVAAGGTDEGGIGTSFEKVTAAIAEADSGEGVVVLCDLGSAILTAETALDFLDDEVRERVRIVDAPLVEGAVAASVTAETGGSLAAVVAAAESARSAFGEVPGPGPADARAGGGASGAVDDAADAALTRTVTIVNRDGLHARPAAEFVKLANTFDAKVTINGKDSKSLLGIMSLGLVRGATATLTAQDAAGLAALDALVALIESGFGEE
- the dhaL gene encoding dihydroxyacetone kinase subunit DhaL, which translates into the protein MSLGIDWVTEWIRESARVIADHRVELITLDREIGDGDHGENLDRGFSAVIQKLGDLPEGALPGDALKLVATTLISTVGGASGPLVGTAYLKAAGAVGKAEQLDGAAVVALLTAARDGVVLRGKAEVGDKTMIDAWTPAVDAAAAALADGADEAGILAAAADAAEQGAKATEPLVARKGRASYLGERAIGHRDPGSQSSALILRAASDAAAGTSGTGSGSSAPDAS
- a CDS encoding Ig-like domain-containing protein — its product is MKLRYCALAVVALLAGVTLQATPASADINLPPEKSKIYETQFDKLSFPGWVTLPTGGMSPHEAAGVGRASTKGGDGSTGADKTDTHTFSNPHAGMYPALVPMELTVLNPGSLDTMSTKTINTIKELAAVAQIIPQVKESADGSRVQLGTTIIFDANVVTPQADLGERLLKLTGGEFFSCDAVGNTFNCKSTLWRTLPSRPSAPRPTGGTVYSPPFAARRAPSCSGALADGGVGVQTVVTIADVICDERPTDPVVRLEVDTVYADTASGIPTSRGGDGSIVYSGTGAAEGTYLWMKVYAVTAGGLYSWPFTVGVRNHYAPTTVDAPALGVLRGVDTVLSGASLFHDVDVDSYGTESHDFLTMEVVNQGDRGSARFDADGTLHYQSIEVIHGEAVDHITVRATDSYGITSPDLTVAVHIGDIRPGCANGAARTDAHTPVRIQLSCWITPTAGWRQLEGMQYAIVSGPAYGALSDFDPVSGTATYTPDPTHPGADHFEFSASDNGTSRTTTFGLEVMPAP
- a CDS encoding cytochrome c oxidase subunit 3, with the translated sequence MTQTSAPLVQRPNVVAVGTIVWLGSEVMFFAGLFAIYFTLRSTSPELWSTESSILNVPFATVNTLILVSSSFTCQFGVFAAERLQSRATGWKPTQWGMVEWFFLTYVLGALFVSGQAWEYANLVQEGITLNSSSYGSAFYLTTGFHALHVTAGLFTFLLMIGRAFGVKNFGHREATSAIVVSYYWHFVDVVWIGLFLVIYILK